In Roseiconus lacunae, the DNA window GATGCGTCGCCGACGTTGGCTCAAATGCTCGATGACCAACTTCAGCAAGCGGCCAAAGAACGCATGCGTCGTCTCGCGGAAACACAATCAGGACAAAGAGGTGAATCAACCGAATCCTCTAGCAACGCTTCGTCGGTCGCGTCGGATTCCGGCAGTGGTGAGCCCCCTGGCGGAAGTGACGAGGTCAATGAAGCCAATGGTAAATTGACCGGAGGCGATTGGGGGGACCTTCGTATGCAAGGTGTTGAAGATGCGAACCAAGGGCGCGCGACTCGGATTCCAAGAGGTTACTCCGCCGAGGTGAAAGCGTATTTTAAGGCACTTGGCAAACGATCCGCGGGAGCCAAGCAATGAACACGCTCAATCGAAGAGAGCTACTAAAGTTCGCAGGGCTGGCAACCGCGTCGACCTTGCCGGCTACATACCTGGCCGGACAAGAGACAGGCGAACACGGACGAGAGTCGATCGACAATCTTTACGTTGACGATCGACTTGATGAAGCTTGCGACCGGGCGATCGAGTATCTGATCAACAATCAACGCATCGGTAATCACTTGGCTGCCGGTTCGATTACTGACCGTGGCCACGAAATCGCGTTGACTTCGCTCGCGATTATGGCGATGGCTTCGCTAGGAATCGAACCTTCTCAGCCCAATCGGCAAGGCCGAGCGATGCGGGCGGCCCTCGATTTTGTGTTGCGCGATCATCATCAGACAGAAGCGGGCTACCTCGGACAGCACGACGGATCGAGAATGTACGGCCACGGCATCACGACGTTGATGTTGACAGAGTTGCTTGGGATGGGAGCAACTGAAAAACAGAACCAGCTAATCTATGAGCGACTTGAACGTGCGATTCGATTGATTTTGGCTTCACAAGCGGTGAAAAAGATGCGCCGGCTGCAAGGAGGTTGGCGCTACACGCCGGGATCGTCGGAAAGTGATCTATCAGTTTCCATTTGGCAACTGATGGCGCTGCGATCGGCAAAAAACGACGGGATGGACGTCCCTACCGAAGCGATCGATAGTGCTCTCGACTATTTGCGAAACTCGTTTACCGGTCGCTTCAGCGGGCAAGGAACGAATGCTGGTGGATTCAGCTACACGCCGGGGCAGACGCATCCCTCATTCACGATGACTGCCGCCGGCTTGTTGGCGATGCAGGTCTGTGGCCAGTACGATGCGTCCGAAGTTTCAGCGGCGGCCAATTGGCTGATGCAGCATCGGCCCAAGGTTAGCGATCGGTACCTGTTTTATGGGCTTTATTATTACGCCCAGGGAATGTATCAAGCCGGTGGGAAGTACAACGATGAGGCACGAACGGTTGTCGCATCATTGTTACTCCCACGTCAACGACGGGACGGATCATGGATGTCGCCAAGTGGTGAAGAACGCAGCCAAGGTATGGTCTATTCCACCTCGTTGGCCGTTCTCTCGCTCTCCGTTCGCTACCACTACCTGCCTATTTATCAACGATGATTCAGATTCACACCGATGGACCGGACTCGATTGAACCGATCGAACCCCTCGACTTCTTGGTCGTCGCACCCCATCCAGATGATGCCGAAATCGGAATGGGAGGAACGATCGCCAAAATGGTCAATCAGGGCATGCGGGTCGGCATACTTGATTTGACCACAGGGGAACCGACGCCATTTGGCAGCGAGGAAATCCGTCGGGCGGAAACGATCAAGGCGACGGGGTGTTTGAATCCGACCTGGCGCGGCAACGCGGGGCTAACCAATCGCGAGTTGGTACACACCATTGATACTCGTAAACATATCGCCAGCTACTTTCGAATGTTGCGTCCGCGTTGGGTGTTTGCCCCCTACTTTCATGATGCGCACCCGGATCATGTCGTCGCGACGGACTTAATCGAGGCAGCTCGGTTTTACGCCAAACTGTCGAAAACAGATATGCCGGGCGAGCGTTTCCATCCGGAACGCCTGTACTACTACTTCTGCGTTCATCTGCGATTGGCGGTCCAACCAGATTGGATCGTTGATATCAGTGAAACGTTCGAACAAAAGTTGGCTTCGATCCAAGCGTATGAGAGCCAGTTTGTGCAGGGAAGACCGACGGAGCCGCCGACGATGATTGATCGCTTGAAAACCGATGCGGCGTATTTCGGGAACCTGATCGCTCGTCGTTATGGGGAACCGTTTGCGACCAAGGAACCGATCGCTCTGTCGTCTCTACGCGACATGCTTTGATAATAAGCGCGCTCGATAGCATGTCCACGGTGGTGGAATTTCGCTCAACGAGGGCTTGCCCGAAGCGAAGGTTTCGTCAGGTGTTTTCCTCCATCAGAACGAGGGTCGTTTGATTCAAGCTTCTTGTCGATTGCTGTGTTGCCACACGATCGATGGGCCCGCATGGCAAACGTTGAAATCGCATGAGTCCGGCAATTGCCGAACGAATCGCCGCAATGCGTCGAATGATCGACAAGGTTGGCTTAGTCACCGTCATCGGATTGTGATGTGAGATAAGCCCATCTCAAAAAACGGACACTATCCCAATCGGGTGCCCAGAGGTGAAGGTTCCCCCCAGGTTTGATCAAATCCACTGCGTCTCGCTGACGCGGCGCTATGATAATCCAGTAGCGTAGTGCGAATTCCCACAACGACGCTTGCGAGATTGATCGATCGGTCAGCGTCTGCAACCCCGCAGACGATCGCGAGGCGGCGTCCTAGAACGACAATTGAAGTCACCGGTTAATCACCGGGGGAACCCTGACGCTCGACTACTGGTTTGCGTGAAAGAGATGAAAGCTTTGCGATGGTCAAGACTTCGATCATTGATTGCTGAAGTAGTCAGTTACCAAATTGTCGTTATCTCACAGGGAAATTCCCCGAGGAGCTCTCGTATGCTTCAAACGAGTTCGTCATTAAGCAGAACCTTGCACGAGCAGCACTCGTCACGACAGAGAAGTTTCATCGCATCACGCCTGCGTTTCTATTCATACGCGGCGTTTGATCTAAGGACACGAGGAGGATCGGTTTGGGTTCGTCAATTAAGAGCGACGATCGATGCCAAACGGAAAGTCAGTCTACACGCCCTGAATGTGACTTCGGTTCAAGGTGATCGCTACCAATGATGAATCAAAGGTCACACGAGACGGTTGAACACACACCATCATCGTAGACATGCATATGAATCAATCACCACCGGTCGATCGAGTCTATCGCATTCTTGTGATCACACCGGATCAACAAGCATTCGAGGAATTTTCGATTGCATTTTGCGAGGGGCAGCAGGTCGAACGAGGGCAAGTTCGATTCAGCTTGCACCACGCGACCGAACCGAATCGCAGCATCT includes these proteins:
- the bshB1 gene encoding bacillithiol biosynthesis deacetylase BshB1, whose amino-acid sequence is MIQIHTDGPDSIEPIEPLDFLVVAPHPDDAEIGMGGTIAKMVNQGMRVGILDLTTGEPTPFGSEEIRRAETIKATGCLNPTWRGNAGLTNRELVHTIDTRKHIASYFRMLRPRWVFAPYFHDAHPDHVVATDLIEAARFYAKLSKTDMPGERFHPERLYYYFCVHLRLAVQPDWIVDISETFEQKLASIQAYESQFVQGRPTEPPTMIDRLKTDAAYFGNLIARRYGEPFATKEPIALSSLRDML
- a CDS encoding prenyltransferase/squalene oxidase repeat-containing protein — its product is MNTLNRRELLKFAGLATASTLPATYLAGQETGEHGRESIDNLYVDDRLDEACDRAIEYLINNQRIGNHLAAGSITDRGHEIALTSLAIMAMASLGIEPSQPNRQGRAMRAALDFVLRDHHQTEAGYLGQHDGSRMYGHGITTLMLTELLGMGATEKQNQLIYERLERAIRLILASQAVKKMRRLQGGWRYTPGSSESDLSVSIWQLMALRSAKNDGMDVPTEAIDSALDYLRNSFTGRFSGQGTNAGGFSYTPGQTHPSFTMTAAGLLAMQVCGQYDASEVSAAANWLMQHRPKVSDRYLFYGLYYYAQGMYQAGGKYNDEARTVVASLLLPRQRRDGSWMSPSGEERSQGMVYSTSLAVLSLSVRYHYLPIYQR